From Brucella pseudogrignonensis, a single genomic window includes:
- the nuoH gene encoding NADH-quinone oxidoreductase subunit NuoH — MDGIFAAYVLPALIIALKSVVLLVVLLIVVAYLLYADRKIWAAVQLRRGPNVVGPWGLFQAFADLLKFVVKEPIIPSGANKGVFLLAPFISAVLAMATWAVIPVNEGWAIANINVGILYIFAISSLEVYGVIMGGWASNSKYPFLGALRSAAQMVSYEVSIGFVIVTVLLTVGSLNMTDIVLSQNTGLGTSLGLPASFLDWNWLVLFPMFVIFFISALAETNRPPFDLVEAESELVAGHMIEYSSTPFLLFFLGEYVAITLMCALMTTLFLGGWLPPVDVWFLNWVPGIIWFMLKLCFCFFLFAMVKAFVPRYRYDQLMRLGWKVFLPISLGMVVLTATVIKVFDLV; from the coding sequence ATGGACGGAATTTTTGCAGCTTACGTCTTGCCTGCGCTGATCATAGCGCTGAAGTCGGTCGTTCTGCTTGTCGTATTGCTGATCGTCGTGGCTTACCTGCTTTATGCGGATCGTAAGATCTGGGCAGCCGTGCAGCTTCGCCGTGGACCAAACGTTGTTGGTCCTTGGGGTCTGTTTCAGGCTTTCGCCGATCTTCTGAAGTTCGTCGTTAAAGAGCCGATCATTCCTTCGGGCGCGAATAAGGGTGTGTTTCTTCTCGCACCTTTCATTTCGGCGGTTCTGGCGATGGCAACATGGGCGGTCATCCCGGTCAATGAAGGCTGGGCGATTGCAAACATCAATGTCGGCATTCTCTATATCTTCGCTATTTCTTCGCTTGAAGTTTATGGCGTGATTATGGGCGGCTGGGCTTCGAACTCGAAGTATCCGTTCCTGGGTGCACTTCGTTCGGCAGCGCAGATGGTCTCTTATGAAGTGTCGATTGGCTTTGTGATCGTTACGGTTCTGCTCACAGTTGGCTCACTCAACATGACAGACATTGTGCTTTCGCAGAATACGGGTCTTGGCACATCGCTAGGTCTGCCTGCTTCGTTCCTCGATTGGAACTGGCTGGTTCTGTTCCCGATGTTCGTGATCTTCTTCATTTCGGCGCTTGCTGAAACGAACCGTCCGCCATTCGATCTTGTCGAAGCTGAATCCGAACTCGTGGCCGGTCATATGATCGAATATTCGTCCACGCCGTTCCTTCTGTTCTTCCTCGGCGAGTATGTGGCGATCACGCTGATGTGCGCCCTGATGACCACACTCTTCCTTGGCGGCTGGTTGCCTCCGGTTGACGTATGGTTCCTCAACTGGGTTCCGGGCATCATCTGGTTTATGCTCAAGCTCTGCTTCTGCTTCTTCCTGTTCGCAATGGTGAAGGCTTTTGTACCGCGTTATCGTTATGACCAGCTGATGCGTCTGGGTTGGAAAGTGTTCCTGCCAATTTCGCTTGGTATGGTTGTTCTGACCGCAACCGTCATCAAAGTCTTCGATCTGGTGTAA
- the nuoI gene encoding NADH-quinone oxidoreductase subunit NuoI, which translates to MASFAQAAKSLLLKEFVAAFFLSMRQFFAPKATLNYPHEKGPISPRFRGEHALRRYPNGEERCIACKLCEAICPAQAITIEAGPRRNDGTRRTVRYDIDMVKCIYCGFCQEACPVDAIVEGPNFEFATETREELYYDKDKLLANGDRWEREIARNIAMDAPYR; encoded by the coding sequence ATGGCTTCATTCGCACAGGCCGCGAAATCCCTCCTTCTCAAGGAATTCGTTGCGGCTTTCTTCCTCTCCATGCGCCAGTTCTTCGCGCCAAAAGCGACGCTGAACTACCCGCATGAAAAGGGTCCGATTTCGCCTCGTTTTCGTGGCGAGCATGCACTGCGCCGTTACCCAAATGGCGAAGAACGCTGCATTGCTTGTAAGCTTTGCGAAGCGATCTGCCCGGCACAGGCTATCACCATTGAAGCGGGTCCACGCCGCAATGACGGTACGCGCCGCACGGTTCGTTACGATATTGATATGGTGAAGTGCATCTATTGCGGTTTCTGTCAGGAAGCGTGTCCGGTGGATGCAATCGTTGAAGGTCCAAATTTCGAGTTTGCGACCGAAACCCGCGAAGAGCTTTACTATGACAAGGACAAGCTCCTTGCCAATGGCGATCGCTGGGAACGCGAAATTGCGCGCAACATCGCAATGGATGCGCCATATCGCTGA
- a CDS encoding NADH-quinone oxidoreductase subunit J — MLTGIAAAFFYLFAFIMIASAFMVIAARNPVHSVLFLILAFFNAAALFLLTGAEFLAMILLVVYVGAVAVLFLFVVMMLDVDFSELKRGALQYAPVGALVGLILLGELIVVFAGSMFTPKLGQGAVPIPDIAERTNTAALGDILYTDFVFNFQIAGLVLLVAMIGAIVLTLRHKPNVKRQSISDQVARTPETAIEIKQVETGKGI; from the coding sequence ATGCTGACAGGTATTGCGGCAGCGTTCTTCTATCTGTTCGCCTTTATCATGATCGCCAGTGCGTTCATGGTAATTGCGGCACGCAACCCCGTGCATTCGGTACTGTTTCTCATCCTCGCTTTCTTCAATGCAGCGGCCCTGTTCCTGCTGACAGGGGCCGAGTTCCTCGCCATGATCCTGCTCGTCGTTTATGTCGGTGCTGTGGCGGTTCTCTTCCTCTTCGTCGTCATGATGCTGGATGTTGACTTCTCCGAATTGAAGCGCGGTGCGCTGCAATATGCGCCGGTTGGTGCTCTGGTTGGTCTGATCCTGCTGGGCGAGCTGATTGTTGTATTTGCGGGTTCGATGTTCACGCCTAAGCTGGGGCAGGGTGCGGTTCCAATCCCTGACATTGCTGAACGCACCAACACTGCTGCCCTCGGCGACATTCTTTACACTGACTTTGTCTTCAACTTCCAGATTGCTGGATTGGTCCTTCTGGTCGCCATGATCGGTGCGATTGTTCTGACGCTGCGGCACAAGCCAAATGTGAAGCGCCAGTCGATTTCGGATCAGGTTGCTCGTACGCCTGAAACGGCGATCGAGATCAAGCAAGTCGAAACAGGCAAGGGCATTTGA